Part of the Triticum aestivum cultivar Chinese Spring chromosome 4D, IWGSC CS RefSeq v2.1, whole genome shotgun sequence genome is shown below.
GTTTCCCGGTCATCGGAAGTGAATGTAACCATTTAACATGAATACATAGAATTATGTAGCAAACGTAATAAAGCAGATGTAATGAGAATCCAATCATGAATGCAGTTTCCTCCCTCCATCAGTTGGTCGTGGGGTCAAGGACGTGCCCCGCGAACAGGGTAGCACCGGACACCTCCTCGATGACGAAGAAGCCAAACGGATGGTCAGCCACGAAGTCCACATGCGGCGCATCACTAGTTTTCCAAGAACATAACGTCACAGTCTCAACGGTGGCAGCCGCGGCCTCGGTGCCTTCCTCGTTCACCTCGATGACGGCCCTGTGGATTACTTTCTCCAGCGCCAGCTTCCTTGCGCCGTCTTCCGCCATGTCGGACAAGTCGGCCTTCCCCGGCTCGAACGCCTCGTTGAGGCCCATGTCCTGGAGAATGCCCTCCATTTTCATGCCAAAGTTGACCTTGAATTTAGGCAGCCGGAAATCGCTGACCATGACATCGCCACACGGCAGGTGCTTGCGCACAAAGTCGGGGTTGCAGGCGATCTTGTCGGTGAGCTCCCACAGCCCGTCGCGTGCGTCGGGGAGGAAGACACACATCGAGTAGATCGGCGGCTGGCCCTGCGAGGAGTGGCCTTGCACGTAGCGGAGCTGGAGCACCTTGAAGCCGTCGTGGCAGGCGATGTCGTGCCAGCCCAAGCCGCGCACGAAGGGCGCGTCCACGGCGGTGCCGTCGAGGCGGTGGAACTTGTCGTCCTTGGTGAGCTCCTTGTCGAACGGCTTCGCCCACATGCCCTTGAAGTAGATGGCGTTAGCGAGCACCAGGACGGTGCGGCTGGACAGCGCGTCGGGGCTGAGGATGGAGGGGATGAGGTCGTTCGTCGCAGCCGCCACCCATGCGTTGATCTGCTCCCTTGCCTCCTCCGGCTGCACGTACCACGATCGACGTACATAATGACAATCGTATACGTACTATAACTATACTAGTGCATGCCATGCCACAGATCGATCACGGTCACGGCCGATGTGCACTAACCTTTTGGAGG
Proteins encoded:
- the LOC123100399 gene encoding serpin-Z2A, coding for MQSAKELVLRCLWLCTEAEAEPDHALAASDGLQAFAPAASEGLQAFALGLNKRLADDDAGRSGNLVTSPLSVYAALALVAAGAREGTLDELLRVLGAPSRDFLAGHVRALAEHALADGSRTGGPRVSFACSVWHDVTMPLRPAYRATAAESYKAVACAVNFLQKPEEAREQINAWVAAATNDLIPSILSPDALSSRTVLVLANAIYFKGMWAKPFDKELTKDDKFHRLDGTAVDAPFVRGLGWHDIACHDGFKVLQLRYVQGHSSQGQPPIYSMCVFLPDARDGLWELTDKIACNPDFVRKHLPCGDVMVSDFRLPKFKVNFGMKMEGILQDMGLNEAFEPGKADLSDMAEDGARKLALEKVIHRAVIEVNEEGTEAAAATVETVTLCSWKTSDAPHVDFVADHPFGFFVIEEVSGATLFAGHVLDPTTN